A genomic window from Hypomesus transpacificus isolate Combined female chromosome 15, fHypTra1, whole genome shotgun sequence includes:
- the LOC124477734 gene encoding dehydrogenase/reductase SDR family member 13-like isoform X4 — MQLDLGSMKSVRSFVEIFLKTEPRLDLLINNAGIVMEGKTEDGLGMMFGVNDIGHFLLTILLLNRLKECGPSRVVNVASAAHNAGHIDFNYLSTHKDLGVGSSFLDVMKIYSNSKLCNVLFTHELAKRLKATKVTCYSLHPGAINTELSRNAKMVAILMKPFSLLLFKTPVQGSQTTLHCALQEGLEPLSGRYFSNCTVRDVYAKAKDDAVAKKLWEVSETLCGLS, encoded by the exons ATGCAACTGGATCTGGGGAGTATGAAGTCTGTGCGCTCCTTTGTTGAAATCTTCCTGAAGACTGAACCCAGACTGGACCTGCTGATCAACAATGCAG GGATTGTCATGGAAGGAAAAACTGAGGACGGCTTGGGCATGATGTTTGGTGTTAACGACATCggtcacttcctgttgaccATCCTGCTCCTGAACCGTCTGAAGGAGTGTGGACCCAGTCGAGTGGTCAACGTGGCTTCAGCAGCTCACAATGCGGGGCATATTGACTTCAACTACCTGAGTACTCACAAAGATCTAGGGGTCGGCAGCTCATTTCTGGATGTTATGAAGATCTACAGCAACAGCAAACTGTGTAATGTTCTCTTCACCCATGAGCTGGCAAAGAGACTGAAGGCCACCAAGGTCACCTGCTACAGCCTACATCCAG GTGCCATTAACACCGAACTGTCCCGGAACGCCAAAATGGTTGCCATTCTGATGAAGCCCTTTTCCTTGTTACTCTTCAAGACCCCGGTGCAGGGGTCCCAGACCACTCTCCACTGTGCCCTCCAGGAGGGCTTGGAGCCCCTGAGTGGACGTTACTTCTCCAACTGTACGGTTAGAGATGTGTATGCCAAGGCCAAAGATGACGCTGTGGCTAAGAAGCTCTGGGAAGTGAGCGAGACTCTGTGTGGCCTGTCATAA
- the LOC124477735 gene encoding dehydrogenase/reductase SDR family member 13-like, translating into METFCLITVVLVCVYAIVYNIGVKGASCKSKVKLHGKTAIVTGSNTGIGKTTAIDLAKRGARVILACRSKQRGDAALAEIKKESGSNQVVFMQLDLGSLKSVRSFVETFLKTEPRVDLLINNAGIYMQGKTEDGLGMMFGVNHIGHFLLTILLLDRLKECGPSRVVNVSSTFHNFGTIDFNCLSIHKELGVGNTTIDDTKIYSNSKLCNVLFTHELAKRLKGTKVTCYSLHPGSINTDLTRDAKILAMLLKPITMLFFKTPVQGSQTTLHCALQEGLEPLSGRYFSNCTVRDVYAKAKDDAVAKKLWEVSETLCGLS; encoded by the exons atggAAACTTTTTGCCTCATCACtgtagtgttggtgtgtgtgtatgcgattGTTTATAACATTGGTGTCAAAGGGGCATCATGTAAAAGCAAAGTCAAACTCCATGGAAAAACTGCCATAGTTACTG GAAGTAACACAGGTATTGGGAAGACAACAGCTATTGACCTGGCCAAGAGAGGAGCCAGGGTCATTCTGGCCTGCCGCAGTAAGCAGAGGGGTGACGCTGCTCTTGCTGAGATTAAGAAG GAGAGTGGGAGCAACCAGGTGGTGTTCATGCAGCTGGATCTGGGTAGTCTGAAGTCTGTACGCTCCTTTGTTGAAACCTTCCTGAAGACTGAGCCTAGAGTGGACCTACTGATCAACAATGCAG GGATCTACATGCAAGGCAAGACTGAGGATGGCTTGGGCATGATGTTTGGTGTTAACCACATCGGCCACTTCCTGTTGACCATCCTGCTGCTGGACCGTCTGAAGGAGTGTGGACCCAGTCGAGTGGTCAACGTGTCATCCACGTTTCATAATTTTGGCACCATTGATTTTAATTGTTTGAGCATTCACAAGGAGTTGGGGGTTGGCAACACAACAATCGATGACACAAAGATCTACAGCAACAGCAAGCTGTGCAACGTTCTCTTCACCCATGAGCTGGCAAAGAGACTGAAGGGCACCAAGGTCACCTGCTACAGTCTTCATCCAG GTTCTATCAACACCGACCTGACCCGAGATGCCAAAATACTCGCCATGCTGTTGAAGCCTATTACTATGCTTTTCTTCAAGACCCCGGTGCAGGGGTCCCAGACCACTCTCCACTGTGCCCTCCAGGAGGGCTTGGAGCCCCTGAGTGGACGCTACTTCTCCAACTGTACGGTTAGAGACGTGTATGCCAAGGCCAAAGATGACGCTGTGGCTAAGAAGCTCTGGGAAGTGAGTGAGACTCTGTGTGGCCTGTCATAA